In Candidatus Defluviilinea proxima, a single genomic region encodes these proteins:
- a CDS encoding sigma-70 family RNA polymerase sigma factor, protein MAEKKKQPALAKKNLTSPQEPHSPQAHEELSGKKIKGDSGLLIRMNGLVDDVLTGDELGDPDVNALAQEEELLEDDELDIKRPEIAAELSEDPVRLYLREIGQVKLLDSDSEFRLATMIEANRLLSVFRRHPIRKGLTPAGSIHHAILSELYTSWERLLEDADRIHHEPPDLGLMLTEAQALRAGGQSDVPSYLRAFLDNGKWGSDPLWDDFARKSYSVFLSFYLIPFNYATWLLSLINQKHQLPNLRTMYQHLPDEQELLAQMEVVKARATEANQALISANLRLVVSVAKRYLGRGINFLDLIQEGNIGLLRAVTKFDPRRGFKFSTYATWWIRQSINRSIAEQARTIRIPVHLFESITRILRVQRQLTQELGRDPNAEELALEVGYLPASDVQAILRAHSEEKPLSQDLQHKLDTATQKIDRVLRSAEEPVSIDGPVGDEDSSSLGDFIEDEDALSPMDAAARQMLREQIRSALTSLADREREVLEMRFGLLDGQDHTLEEVSRYFDVTRERIRQIEAKALRKLRHPSRSRELRDYLG, encoded by the coding sequence ATGGCTGAAAAAAAGAAACAACCTGCATTGGCCAAGAAAAATCTTACATCACCTCAAGAGCCGCATTCACCGCAGGCTCATGAGGAGTTGTCGGGTAAAAAGATAAAAGGGGATAGCGGCCTCTTGATCAGAATGAATGGGTTGGTGGATGATGTGTTGACGGGGGATGAGTTGGGGGATCCAGATGTCAATGCCCTTGCGCAGGAAGAAGAACTTTTAGAAGATGATGAATTAGATATCAAGCGCCCAGAGATCGCTGCCGAATTATCGGAAGATCCTGTCCGCTTGTACTTGCGTGAGATCGGGCAGGTCAAGTTGCTTGATTCTGATAGCGAGTTCCGACTGGCAACGATGATCGAGGCCAATCGTCTCTTGAGTGTATTTCGTCGTCATCCCATCCGCAAAGGGCTTACACCTGCGGGGTCCATTCATCACGCGATTCTTTCTGAGCTTTATACCTCGTGGGAGCGTTTGCTTGAGGATGCTGATCGCATTCATCACGAGCCGCCCGATCTGGGATTGATGTTGACTGAAGCGCAAGCCTTGCGTGCTGGCGGGCAATCGGATGTGCCTTCGTATTTGCGTGCGTTCTTGGACAACGGCAAATGGGGGAGCGACCCTCTTTGGGATGACTTTGCGCGAAAATCCTACTCGGTCTTTCTAAGCTTTTATCTGATCCCGTTCAATTATGCGACGTGGCTCCTCAGCCTGATCAACCAAAAACATCAACTGCCCAATCTGCGGACGATGTATCAACATCTCCCCGATGAACAGGAATTGCTCGCACAAATGGAAGTGGTCAAGGCTCGCGCTACCGAGGCCAACCAGGCATTGATCAGTGCGAACCTGCGTTTGGTGGTCAGTGTCGCCAAGCGATACCTTGGGCGCGGCATTAACTTCCTTGACCTGATACAGGAAGGGAATATTGGCTTGTTGCGTGCGGTCACCAAGTTTGATCCACGCCGAGGTTTCAAATTCAGCACCTACGCAACGTGGTGGATCCGTCAGTCCATTAATCGCTCGATCGCAGAGCAGGCGCGCACGATCCGCATTCCGGTGCATTTGTTCGAGTCTATTACCCGTATTCTGCGTGTGCAAAGACAATTGACACAGGAATTGGGGCGTGACCCCAACGCCGAAGAACTCGCGCTCGAAGTGGGGTATCTTCCCGCTTCTGATGTGCAGGCCATTTTGCGCGCACACTCTGAAGAGAAGCCCCTTTCGCAAGACCTGCAACATAAACTGGATACGGCCACGCAAAAAATAGACCGCGTACTCCGCTCTGCGGAGGAGCCGGTCTCTATTGACGGCCCGGTGGGGGATGAGGACTCTAGTTCGCTCGGCGACTTCATTGAAGATGAAGATGCGCTTTCCCCCATGGATGCGGCCGCCCGTCAGATGCTCCGGGAACAGATACGCAGTGCCCTCACATCCCTGGCCGACCGCGAACGTGAAGTGCTGGAAATGCGCTTCGGCCTGCTTGATGGGCA